One Elusimicrobia bacterium HGW-Elusimicrobia-1 genomic window, AAAATGATTTTCCTAAAATTTTTCTTTCCAGCCTGAAGAATGAAATCTCTGGCGGCGGAGACGGGGGTGTCTTTGGATATTTTTTCACCCGCCACGCGAACAGCGCCTTGCGATATGAGACGACGCGCCTCGGTTTTCGACGGGGACAGCCCCGAAGACATCAGGATTTCACTGAGCATAACTTCGCCGGAATAGGGCACGGAGTGCTCGGCGATGTCGTCGGGAAGTCCGCCCTGCTTGAATATCTTGTCGAACTCTTCGCGGGCATCGGCGGCCGTCTTCGACCCATAGTAACGCCCGACTATTAATTCGGCGAGACGGGCCTTCGCCTCTCTGGGATGCCCGGCTTTCACGGCCGCAAGATCCTCGACGGTGAGAAGTTCGTACCACCGGTACATCATATCGTCCGAGACGGACATCACTTTTCCGAAAATATCGCGCGGAGAATCATTGAGCGCCACGTGATTCCCGTAAGATTTGGACATTTTTTTGACGCCGTCGAGGCCTTCGAGTATAGGCATTGTGATTACGACCTGCGGCTCCTGTCCGGCGTTTTTTTGAAGATCTCTGCCGACAAGAAGATTGAACTTCTGGTCGGTTCCGCCTATTTCCACGTCGGCGGAGACCGCCACCGAATCGTATCCCTGAAGCAGCGGGTAAA contains:
- a CDS encoding tyrosine--tRNA ligase yields the protein MTNKNNLSVARTLESIKRGASEIISENELILKLARGKPLRIKFGVDPTSPDIHLGHTVVLNKLKTFQELGHKIIFIIGDFTAKIGDPSGRAQTRPMLDEKDILANSETYVGQVFKVLDADKTEVVHNSHWLYPLGLDGILKLARSATVAQMLHRADFSERFKKGADITILEFLYPLLQGYDSVAVSADVEIGGTDQKFNLLVGRDLQKNAGQEPQVVITMPILEGLDGVKKMSKSYGNHVALNDSPRDIFGKVMSVSDDMMYRWYELLTVEDLAAVKAGHPREAKARLAELIVGRYYGSKTAADAREEFDKIFKQGGLPDDIAEHSVPYSGEVMLSEILMSSGLSPSKTEARRLISQGAVRVAGEKISKDTPVSAARDFILQAGKKNFRKIIFRKKETG